Proteins encoded by one window of Nicotiana tabacum cultivar K326 chromosome 10, ASM71507v2, whole genome shotgun sequence:
- the LOC107809283 gene encoding putative transcription factor At3g04930 has translation MASVEDQHNNQVYNDDDLDDDVVDEEDDDVDVDDDDDEDSTSSLPAPTPAPVDQQTVTIAVVGVPAQRINEFAAVTPPPTAATIVEEKKPSAIDDSRKLFQRLWTDEDEIELLQGFLEYTTQRGGINSSSHHHDTTAFYDQIKSKLQLDFNKNQLVEKLRRLKKKYRNVMSKMASGKDFVFKSSHDQATFEISRKIWSNAVPIVVRGGGSAAPPPPEDGGFDDEDSHLNLNANFVDHSHNGIDIKTPRSRKRSRGGAVKVEEKHGFIQHYYLPSPSGGGTNMSSPAPAPAPAPGFTPFPMAAPQATAPPTTTAAVAASAAASIPSLIEETVRSCLSPIFKELLNNVTNLSGSRSFGFGMALSPIPLGFGSSGAMNSDMMADEKWRKQQMLELEVYSRRLELVQDQIKAQLEELRSMST, from the coding sequence ATGGCTTCCGTAGAAGATCAACACAACAACCAAGTCTACAACGATGACGATCTCGATGATGACGttgttgacgaagaagatgatgacGTCGACgtcgatgatgatgacgatgaggATTCCACTTCCTCTCTTCCTGCTCCTACTCCTGCTCCTGTTGATCAACAAACGGTTACTATAGCCGTTGTTGGTGTCCCTGCGCAGCGGATCAACGAATTCGCCGCCGTTACTCCGCCTCCGACTGCCGCTACGATTGTGGAAGAAAAAAAGCCGTCAGCTATCGATGACTCTCGTAAGCTTTTTCAACGGCTGTGGACGGATGAAGATGAGATTGAATTGTTACAAGGGTTTCTGGAATACACGACACAGCGAGGTGGAATAAATTCGTCGTCGCATCATCATGATACGACTGCGTTTTATGACCAGATCAAAAGCAAGTTACAGCTGGATTTCAACAAAAATCAGCTAGTAGAGAAGCTGAGGAGGTTGAAGAAGAAATATCGGAATGTAATGAGCAAAATGGCATCTGGTAAAGACTTTGTCTTTAAAAGCTCTCATGATCAAGCTACTTTCGAAATCTCTCGAAAAATCTGGAGCAATGCGGTCCCCATTGTCGTCCGCGGCGGCGGTTCTGCAGCACCACCACCACCAGAAGATGGCGGATTTGACGATGAGGATTCTCACCTTAACCTTAACGCTAATTTCGTTGACCACAGCCATAACGGAATTGACATTAAAACTCCTAGGTCGAGGAAAAGGTCTAGAGGAGGAGCAGTTAAAGTTGAAGAAAAACACGGTTTTATTCAACACTACTATCTGCCATCTCCATCTGGTGGAGGGACAAATATGTCCTCTCCCGCACCCGCACCTGCACCTGCACCAGGGTTCACTCCCTTTCCAATGGCAGCCCCTCAGGCCACGGCCCCTCCCACGACCACAGCTGCAGTAGCAGCATCAGCTGCTGCTTCAATACCTAGTTTGATCGAGGAAACAGTGAGGAGCTGTTTATCACCCATTTTCAAGGAGTTGTTAAACAATGTGACTAATTTGAGTGGATCGAGAAGTTTTGGGTTTGGAATGGCATTGAGTCCAATCCCTTTAGGATTTGGCAGCAGCGGTGCAATGAACTCTGATATGATGGCTGACGAGAAATGGAGGAAGCAACAAATGCTAGAATTGGAAGTTTATTCGAGGAGATTAGAGCTTGTTCAAGATCAAATAAAAGCACAGTTGGAGGAACTGAGATCCATGAGCACTTAG
- the LOC107809284 gene encoding pre-mRNA cleavage factor Im 25 kDa subunit 1 isoform X1 — protein sequence MVDHSFSTAEENGGVYASGGAVNSSNVLDIYPLNHYYFGSKEALRFKEETLADRVLRMKLNYDTHGLRTCVQAVLLVELFKHPHVLLLQVRNSIFKLPGGRVRPGESEIECLRRKLSSKLSMSEDDSWEVGECLGMWWRPDFETLIYPFMPPDTKRPKECTKLFLVRLHESCKFIVPKNLKLLAVPLCQVHENFKTYGPIIAGVPQLLSKFSYNMMDYV from the exons ATGGTTGATCATAGTTTCTCAACTGCTGAGGAAAACGGCGGTGTTTATGCAAGTGGTGGTGCTGTTAACAGCAGTAACGTATTGGATATTTACCCACTGAATCATTATTATTTTGGTTCAAAAGAGGCTCTTCGGTTTAAGGAAGAGACTTTAGCTGATCGCGTTCTACGCATGAAACTGAA CTATGATACTCATGGACTCAGGACATGTGTACAGGCTGTGCTTTTG GTCGAGTTGTTCAAACATCCACATGTATTATTATTGCAAGTACGAAATTCCATTTTCAAGCTTCCAGGTGGTCGTGTTAGGCCTGGTGAATCAG AAATTGAATGTCTAAGACGTAAGCTCTCAAGTAAGCTATCCATGAGCGAAGATGACAGCTGGGAG GTAGGTGAATGCCTTGGGATGTGGTGGAGACCTGACTTTGAAACATTGATTTACCCGTTTATGCCACCTGATACAAAAAGGCCGAAG GAGTGCACAAAACTCTTTCTAGTGAGGTTGCACGAAAGTTGCAAATTCATTGTACCGAAGAACCTTAAGCTTCTTGCTGTCCCATTGTGCCAAGTTCATGAAAATTTCAAG ACCTATGGACCAATAATTGCCGGAGTTCCACAACTGCTATCAAAGTTCTCCTACAATATGATGGATTATGTCTGA
- the LOC107809284 gene encoding pre-mRNA cleavage factor Im 25 kDa subunit 1 isoform X2 — protein MVDHSFSTAEENGGVYASGGAVNSSNVLDIYPLNHYYFGSKEALRFKEETLADRVLRMKLNYDTHGLRTCVQAVLLVELFKHPHVLLLQVRNSIFKLPGGRVRPGESEIECLRRKLSSKLSMSEDDSWEVGECLGMWWRPDFETLIYPFMPPDTKRPKTYGPIIAGVPQLLSKFSYNMMDYV, from the exons ATGGTTGATCATAGTTTCTCAACTGCTGAGGAAAACGGCGGTGTTTATGCAAGTGGTGGTGCTGTTAACAGCAGTAACGTATTGGATATTTACCCACTGAATCATTATTATTTTGGTTCAAAAGAGGCTCTTCGGTTTAAGGAAGAGACTTTAGCTGATCGCGTTCTACGCATGAAACTGAA CTATGATACTCATGGACTCAGGACATGTGTACAGGCTGTGCTTTTG GTCGAGTTGTTCAAACATCCACATGTATTATTATTGCAAGTACGAAATTCCATTTTCAAGCTTCCAGGTGGTCGTGTTAGGCCTGGTGAATCAG AAATTGAATGTCTAAGACGTAAGCTCTCAAGTAAGCTATCCATGAGCGAAGATGACAGCTGGGAG GTAGGTGAATGCCTTGGGATGTGGTGGAGACCTGACTTTGAAACATTGATTTACCCGTTTATGCCACCTGATACAAAAAGGCCGAAG ACCTATGGACCAATAATTGCCGGAGTTCCACAACTGCTATCAAAGTTCTCCTACAATATGATGGATTATGTCTGA
- the LOC107809282 gene encoding mitogen-activated protein kinase kinase SIPKK-like: MKKGILPPNLKLSLPPPDEAILSKFLTESGTFKDGDLLVNRDGVRIVSQNEVETSSVIQPSDNQLCLADFEAIKVIGKGNGGLVRLVQHKWTGQFFALKVIQMNIEESVRKLIAQELRINQSSQCPYVVICYQSFFDNGAISIILEYMDGGSLADFMKKVKTIPEPYFAAICKQVLKGLCYLHHEKHIIHRDLKPSNLLINHRGDVKITDFGVSAVLASTSGHANTFVGTYNYMSPERISGGSYGYRSDIWSLGLVFLECATGQFPYSPPQGEEGWVNVYELMETIVDQPAPCAPSDQFSPQFCSFISACVQKDPKDRLSANELMRHPFITMYNDQDVDLRSYFAAAGPPLATL; the protein is encoded by the exons ATGAAGAAAGGAATTTTACCCCCTAATCTCAAGCTTTCTCTTCCTCCTCCTGATGAAGCTATTCTCTCTAAATTCCT GACTGAATCAGGGACTTTTAAAGATGGGGATCTTCTTGTGAATAGAGATGGAGTTCGAATTGTCTCTCAGAATGAAGTTGAAACT TCTTCAGTTATACAGCCATCAGACAATCAGTTATGTTTAGCTGATTTTGAAGCGATTAAGGTTATTGGGAAGGGAAATGGTGGTCTAGTGCGGCTAGTTCAACATAAATGGACAGGCCAATTCTTCGCTCTCAAG GTTATTCAAATGAATATTGAAGAGTCTGTTCGCAAGCTTATTGCTCAGGAGCTGAGAATTAATCAGTCATCCCAATGTCCTTATGTTGTTATATGCTATCAATCATTCTTTGATAATGGAGCTATCTCCATAATCTTGGAGTATATGGATGGCGGCTCCCTAGCAGACTTTATGAAAAAAGTCAAAACGATTCCTGAACCATATTTTGCTGCCATCTGTAAGCAG GTGCTCAAAGGCTTGTGTTATCTTCATCACGAGAAGCACATCATTCATAGAGACTTGAAACCTTCGAATTTGCTAATCAATCACAGAGGTGATGTCAAGATCACTGACTTTGGTGTGAGTGCAGTACTGGCAAGCACATCCGGACACGCCAATACCTTTGTTGGCACGTACAATTATATGTCT CCAGAGAGAATTTCAGGAGGATCCTATGGGTATAGAAGCGATATTTGGAGCTTGGGTTTAGTTTTTCTAGAGTGTGCAACAGGTCAATTCCCGTATTCACCACCCCAGGGAGAGGAAGGATGGGTTAATGTTTATGAGCTTATGGAAACAATTGTTGACCAACCAGCTCCTTGTGCTCCTTCTGACCAATTTTCTCCTCAGTTCTGCTCATTCATATCTGCATG TGTCCAGAAGGATCCAAAGGACAGACTGTCAGCAAACGAACTCATG AGGCATCCTTTCATCACTATGTACAATGACCAGGATGTTGATCTGAGGTCTTACTTCGCAGCTGCTGGACCTCCACTGGCAACACTTTGA